One segment of Gammaproteobacteria bacterium DNA contains the following:
- a CDS encoding chemotaxis protein CheW: MDASPSLRCLLITVQGGQVILPNSLVVEVLPFATPLQIEAAPHWVVGAMLWHNLTTPLASLGRLIFRITPDADLNSRIIIVNTLSTDSRLPHFGLLGTAAPRPLNLQREDLDFDREIPDAERDRLGVLSWASYQDQLVVIPDMDAIEAVLRPLVRRA, encoded by the coding sequence ATGGATGCCTCCCCTAGCCTGCGTTGCCTGCTGATAACCGTTCAGGGCGGACAGGTTATCCTGCCCAACAGTCTGGTCGTTGAAGTGCTACCCTTCGCTACGCCCTTACAGATCGAGGCTGCGCCGCACTGGGTCGTCGGCGCCATGTTGTGGCATAATCTGACCACACCGCTGGCGAGTCTCGGGCGGCTAATCTTTCGGATCACGCCTGACGCGGATCTCAATTCCCGGATTATCATCGTCAATACCCTGAGTACGGATTCCCGTTTGCCGCACTTTGGCCTTCTCGGCACCGCGGCGCCGCGCCCCCTGAATCTGCAACGCGAGGATCTCGACTTTGACCGGGAAATCCCGGATGCCGAGCGTGATCGGCTTGGTGTCCTGAGTTGGGCCAGTTATCAGGATCAGCTGGTGGTGATTCCCGACATGGACGCGATTGAAGCCGTGTTGCGCCCCCTGGTCCGGCGCGCCTGA